One window of Papaver somniferum cultivar HN1 unplaced genomic scaffold, ASM357369v1 unplaced-scaffold_13144, whole genome shotgun sequence genomic DNA carries:
- the LOC113332592 gene encoding auxin response factor 2-like → MMGCVGAEGLNLEGICPDIIKDPTSLEQVLLCKSRDERDGIYGALWNACAGPSVKIPRIGEKVFYFPQGHLEQVEAYTNQRTSSQMPVYDLPSKILCRVIYVQLKAEMESDEVFAQVTLVPDSKQDEPGINKEKLLFPPKNTKVYSFCKILTPSDTSTHGGFSVLRRHANECLPPLDMSQQPPCQELVAKDLHGVEWRFRHIYRGQPKRHLLTSGWSTFVNSKKLVAGDTFIFIRAEDGELRVGFRRASSKMQSYPSTSVISSHTMQLGILATASHALSTGSMFSVYYRPRTSPSEFLIPYKQYMNSVRSSFAVGTRFKMRIDREEAPEERPSGTLVGIEEDDPVHWPCSQWKCLVAHWDEPSSSVPRPLRISPWMIEPLSAATNMQQVQSRTKRLRTSQASPDESSTLCNDG, encoded by the exons ATGATGGGCTGTGTGGGAGCAGAAGGATTGAATTTAGAGGGTATATGTCCTGATATCATCAAAGACCCTACTTCCTTAGAACAAGTCTTACTCTGCAAATCCAGAG ACGAAAGAGATGGAATATATGGCGCATTATGGAATGCATGTGCTGGACCCTCCGTTAAAATTCCACGTATAGGAGAGAAAGTTTTTTATTTCCCACAAGGTCACTTAGAACAG GTCGAAGCATATACAAATCAACGAACCAGTTCTCAAATGCCTGTTTATGATCTACCATCAAAGATTCTCTGCAGAGTTATATATGTACAACTTAAG GCTGAAATGGAATCAGATGAAGTGTTTGCTCAAGTGACACTAGTTCCGGACTCGAAG CAAGATGAACCTGGAATAAACAAAGAGAAACTTCTTTTTCCTCCTAAGAACACTAAAGTTTACTCCTTTTGCAAGATACTTACTCCATCTGATACAAGTACTCATGGAGGATTTTCGGTTCTTAGACGACATGCTAATGAATGTCTTCCACCTTTG gacATGAGCCAGCAACCACCATGTCAAGAGTTGGTGGCAAAAGATTTGCATGGGGTAGAATGGCGCTTCCGCCATATTTATCGTG GTCAACCCAAGAGGCACTTGCTTACAAGTGGTTGGAGTACATTTGTGAACTCAAAGAAACTTGTTGCTGGTGATACCTTTATTTTCATAAG GGCAGAAGATGGGGAGCTTCGCGTTGGGTTTCGCCGTGCTTCAAGTAAGATGCAAAGTTATCCATCAACATCAGTCATAAGCAGTCACACCATGCAGCTTGGCATACTCGCAACTGCTTCGCATGCACTTTCAACTGGATCCATGTTCAGTGTTTACTATCGTCcaag GACAAGCCCATCAGAGTTCTTGATCCCATATAAGCAATACATGAATAGCGTAAGAAGCAGTTTTGCAGTTGGGACTAGATTTAAAATGAGGATTGACAGGGAAGAAGCTCCAGAAGAAAG ACCTTCAGGCACCTTAGTTGGTATCGAAGAGGATGATCCTGTTCACTGGCCCTGCTCGCAATGGAAATGTCTCGTC GCTCATTGGGATGAACCATCTTCCTCCGTGCCACGTCCACTTCGGATTTCTCCATGGATGATTGAACCACTTTCAGCTGCGACTAACATGCAACAGGTTCAATCCCGAACAAAGAGACTTAGAACCAGTCAAGCATCACCAGATGAATCATCTACACTGTGCAATGATGGTTAG
- the LOC113332593 gene encoding uncharacterized protein LOC113332593 encodes MASPLVFCSSTVNPKSFFAYPNLTSLTNKNNRSNSIIFSSVSSIRVKNSFLQFPCISRTRTYFSLSNYQDLNEDEEGDLVQDLRVPSHWLIPSNALQESEWLKVVLHKWLDDEYCVEDTNVEISEVAARSYYESLVVRKEADLGIILLKMARDLESISYQESFHGAFSSANAAIQLISQRIEQQ; translated from the exons ATGGCGTCACCACTAGTTTTCTGCTCTTCCACTGTAAATCCCAAGTCCTTCTTTGCTTACCCAAACCTTACTTCCTTAACTAATAAAAACAACAGATCAAATTCCATTATATTTAGTTCTGTGAGTTCAATTAGGGTAAAAAACTCGTTTCTTCAATTCCCGTGCATCTCAAGAACAAGAACATATTTTTCTCTTTCTAACTATCAAGACTTaaacgaagatgaagaaggagatttggttcAGGATCTTAGAGTTCCTAGTCATTGGTTAATCCCTTCAAATGCTCTTCAG GAATCTGAGTGGCTTAAAGTAGTGTTGCATAAATGGTTAGACGATGAATATTGCGTTGAAGATACAAATGTAGAAATTAGTGAGGTTGCAGCCAGATCATACTATGAATCTTTGGTAGTTCGGAAAGAGGCAGACCTTGGGATTATCTTATTAAAGATGGCAAGAGATTTAGAATCTATATCTTATCAGGAAAGCTTTCATGGAGCCTTCTCATCAGCAAACGCAGCGATCCAGCTAATCTCCCAACGCATCGAGCAACAATAA